GCGGCAGATCCACAAAATCAAGCGCTATCTGTAATTTAGCCATTTTTTCCTCCGCCGCCCATAACCGTGACCATGAGTTCTCTCTCTCGCGGACAGCTGTCAGTATCTATGAAGACGATCCTTTGCCAGACGCCGAGAAATACCTGCCCCTTTCTGACGGGAATGGTCATGTCCGGCCCTATGAGGGAAGCCCGCACATGGGAATGGCCGTTGCGCGCGGCGTGGGACAAGTTGTGCTTGTATTCGCCCAGCGTGGGGATGATCTTCTCAAAGAAATCCCTGAAATCCTCCAGAAGGCCGCTCTCGCACTCTATGGCCGTTACGGCTCCTGTTGCGCCGGGGGCGAACACATTCACCATTCCGTCGGAAACGCCCGAAGCGCAAACCGCTTCCTGGAGCCGGGCTGTCATATCCACAATATCAAAATCCCCTTTCGTGGCGAATTTTATGGTGTTCGTCTTTATAATCATCGTTTATAAAAGCATTTTTCGGGACTTTTTTCAAATTACTCGTTTTCTATTTCCTCGAGAATTTTGTGCAGCCATTTCAGCGATTCTGAAATATTGGACAGCGCCTCTTTATAATTTTTCTTTTTGAGCGCGCCTTCGGCTTTGAGAGTGAGCGATTCCGGATATGAGACATTGACCCCCACCTTTCCCGCGTCACCGGCCAGTGCACCCGCCTCGGTTATCATCGCTTTTATATTGTCTTCAAAAAGTTTTTTCACTGATTTTTCCAAAACAGCGAGTTTGGCATCGCACTCTTCCAGGTTCCCTTTTTCGCGCAGCTCGGAAACACGCTCCTCTATCAATTTCTGAGCGGAAGAATCCCAGCGCATCAAATCCGCCGTTTTAAGGAGATCTTTCTGTTCAATGATCCGCCGTTTGAGAGCGGCGCTCCTGTCTTTTTCGATCTTTTGCCTCTCTTCTTCCTGTTTCTTCATCTGCTTTTGTGAAACCGCGACGGTGTCTCCAACAAGGAATTCCGTTATGACCTCATGCTCCATAACGAGGCCTTCATAAAGAAAAGGCTCATCGGAGAGTCTCTGTATAACCCTTCCTCGGGCTGCTATAGCGCTGTCCTTTGTGATGACAAAATTACCGTCAACTGGAAACTCGGAGCTGAAATTTATCCAGATCTCCTTTTCTCCTGCCTGAGAAACGCTGCTCACCCTGTCGGTAACACTGCCGGTTTTCACATATCGTTTCGCCTCACTCCTCTTTTCCGCAGCCTTATCAGCGATCCCGCCGACAAAGCCCGGCATATCAAATTCATAACTCACCGTGCTGAAAATGGAACTGCCCGCGTCGGCACGGGTAAGATAACTCAAATCCACGGTCACGGGTTCAAACTCAAAAGAAACCCCCGCTGATATCTGGAGATCGCTTTCCGATTCCGAGAGAATGCCGCATTCCATGATGATATCCTCAAATCCGTATTTCACTCCGGCGCGCAAACCTGAAGTCTCAGAAGAACGAAGGCCCAGCGACAGAGAGAGATGTCCTATATGTTCGGTGACAGAAGCTTCGGAAACGGAAAGAGGCGAAAATTTCTCTCCGCTGTAATCTATCTTGCTCAGGGAAGCCCTGTGCCAGAGTGAGAAGCGGGTGTCAGGATCGCCCGAAACATCCGTGAACAAAGCCGCGGCTCGGCGAAAAAAGCCGAAGCGGCCTCTCATCTCAAAACCGGCCGAGGGCAAAACGGCGCTCTGGGCGTCACCGTCAAGATCTTCGCCCGAAGCCATAACAGCCAGGCCCATCCTCAGGACATTTGAGGGCCGGAAACTCAAGGCCGCGGCATATCTGTAGTTGGAATATTCCGCCTCACCCGAAGGGATTCCCTCGTCGTCGTAGGCCTTTAATGTTTCTGACAGATTCATAATCACCGCGTAAGCGGAGAGAGAAAACTTATCCGACAGCCTCTGGCCGAAACCCGCGGAGCCTATGTTGAGGTTTCCCAGCCATCCGGCATAAGAAAATTCCAGCGCTGTCTTTTCAACTCCGGCGAGCGCCGGATTGGCCAGAACCGACGAAAGCCCGTATTGCAAGGGGCTCACAGCCCCACGGGCGGAAGAAGGGACATCCAGAAAATCAAAACAGCTCCTGCCCGGATCTGCCGCAGCGAGCGCGGCAAAACAAAAAAGCAGGGGGAGCGCGTTTAATTTTTTCATCTTTTAATCATCAGCATACCCTTGCTGGTTCCGTCAACAGCCCATAAATAAAGTCCCGGCGAGACCTGCGAAAAATTCCAGACCCATTCGCCGTTTACCGGATCCGGAGTGACATTTTCCCTCAGAACGCATTTTCCCGATATCGTAAAAACTGATATCTCGGCGGAAGAGCCGAGATTCGTAAAAGTTATTTTATTCCCCGTAGCAGGGACAGGATAAGCATAAACGCCGGCGGATTTCTTCACGGTGAAAGAATCCCGCGTGACAAAAAGCCACACCGCCGGGCTCTCCGCTTCAAAAACGACCTCGCCGTTTAAAATATAGGACACCGCTTTCTCAAAAGACAGAGTATCGCTGTTATATACATATGGAATACCGCCGGAAACGGGAATCACCGCCGTCACGGTGCCGGGGGCTACCGTAAAGCCCCTTACCGCCGCGCCGGTCACAGTGTATGTCGCCGCCAGCGAATCATAAGCGGCCGACTGAGACGGATTCAAGTTTGCAGGTAAAGTCGAAATAAAACTGACTGAGGCGGGTGATGAAAACTGCCCTGCCGCCACCGTCACCGACGAACCGTCGGTTCCGATGAAAATATTATCCTCTGACGGCGAACAGACAGTCACAAAATAATAGACCGTGGCGCTGATCATTTCTTTGCCGTCAATGTCTTTCAGCGATGAGGATACGACCAGCCGATATCTGTGATTGAAATCAAGTCCCGGCGACACGCTAAAACCCCTGCTGTCGCTTGAGGCCGTCACCTGATATTGATTCGTAGCTAATTTCGTGAGCGCTGAGACGCCGAGATTATCTCTCGTGTCCCATAACTCAACACAATTTGACGGAGAGCCGGCTGTCACCGTGTCTATTTCTATTTTGAATGTCACATCCAGCGACGGTGATGTTGAAACGCTCACTGAATCCGAAAACGACGGCGTGTTTATAAAGCCCGTTCCCGTGTAGCATGAAACAATTGTTGACGACGAAATGTTGCCCGCCTCATCGGCAGCCTGCACTTTGATCCAATAGCGGGTATATTCGCTCAACAAACTAAGCGTCCGGTTTTTAGAGCCGCTGGTCAACCCGGTTCCCGAAATTGCTATGGTTGAAGCGGGCGAAAAATAACTGTTTTCCGCATAGATAATTTGACATGACGACACCGCTCCCTCGGTGCCGTTATCGCCGGGCATTGTCCATGTGAGATAAATCCCGTCTGAGCCCGTCCTCAAGACACTTGTATCCGAAATAAACGCGGGTGGCAAGCTGTCCGTAACGGTAAAAGAGCTGATATTCGAAATGTCGCTTTTTTCCCCATATTCATTTTCTCCGAATACGGCAAAATATTTCTTGCCGTCGGGAATATTTTTTATGCAGAAACTTTCATTTTGCCCCGGATTTTTCGGCTGTGCCGTGGAAAAATCTATACCAAAGGCTTCGGGGGCGGCATAAGTGATTTCAAAAGTGTAGGGGCTGTCAAAAGCCGAGAAAGAATATGACGCGTAAATCACCCTGTAACGGGAACAGGCGCCTGTGGGATTTTCGGTGGATACTGACGGCGCCAGCCATGAAAGGTTTATATCACCCTCGCCGTTTAACGCCATGCCGCTGAGCGTGGTGATGGTAAGCGGCCGCCACGGCGGAAGCGTTGTGGTGGACGCCTCGTTAGAATATCTTCTCTCATAATAATATGTGGTGAGAGCGGACAAACGGAAGTAATATGGCATATCCGAAGCGAGCCCCGTGAGAGAGTAAGGATGATTTGTGATTGGCGTGGAATTATACCTTTGATATATACCGGTTTCAGCAGACATCCCCGCGTTTTTCCAGGCCCCACCCGCTATATTCGCCCCGGGATCACCGCCCTGATAAGTGGAATAAAAAACATAATAACCTTCTATGGAACCGGAAAGATCATAAGTCCAGTCGAGGGTGACCTCATGTCGCCCGCGCGCGAGAACAGAAAGCCCCGATGGCAGCGCCGGAGGCGCCAAAACATAGGGCATGCCGGCGCTCAAATCAAAAGTACCGTAAGAATCACCGGGGAAAGACGCGGGATTATGGCTGGCTTTATCACCGCCAAAAGCCGTCATTCTCGTTATATCAAAATTTCCTTTTTCATCCGCTTTCACGAGAATAGTGCCGTCCAAATCTGTTCTATAGATAATGGACTCTATGTCTATCACCCTGCTTATCGCCGTGGCATCCGGCGGCGGCGCGCTGCGCCCCCCTGTGGGGAGCATAGAATAAGACGGGGCAAGCCACGAAAGAAAAGTCGTATCATTGCTCGTGGCCGAAGAACCGTGATGATGCATTTTATAAAAATCAATCGGCCCCTCAGAACTTGATATCACCGATTCTACCGATACCGTGGCATCTCCACCGAACAGAAAAGAACTTTCACCAAGACTCATTTTTAGAACAAGTGAGCGGTCATTATCGGACGCAGCGTTATTAAACGCAAGCACCTTACATACAACATTGGGGTCCCACGCGGTCCCAACATTCGTCGCCGGGCCGCTCAAATAAGAACCGACGGAATAATCCGACATTTTATACACCGTGCACGATGCCTGACTGTTAAGAGCGGTCTGAACCGTATTCTGTTCAATCGTTCCCGTGCAATAAAAATTATCAACCGTATAATTATTCAGCACAAGGTTTAAGCCGGCGTAATGATCATCATGCGGATGAGTCAGCACCATATGATTTATCGTCGTAACACCCAGATAATCAAGAAAATTATCAAGATGAGAACTGGCGGCGAGAGACTGGCCTCCGCCATCGATAAGAACATTTTTGTCGTCCGCCGTATCCAGCGCTTTATCCGCACCCGGCAGCTGAATAAAAATACTGTCACCATAAGCCCCGTTGCCCCAAAGAACATAAAAAACCCTTATATGGTTTCCCGCAATTAGCGATTGCCCGGAAAGTAAAAAAAAGAGACAGGATAAAACTGCCCTTTTGAAAAAGGGATTTCTCACGGCTTGACTATCCTCTTTTCCTCGCCACTGAAAAGTCTTCTGATATTTGATCTGTGCGAAAACACAACGAACACAAACGTCGCCAAAGCAAAAAATTTAATCTCCGTCGGCATACCGAAAACAAAACAGAACACGGGGAAAAATCCCGCGGCTATAATGGATGAAAACGAGATTATGCGCGAGAAAATGAAGACAAAAACAAAAACGGCAAAACTTGACAGCAGACAAAAAGGCGCCAGCGCCGCCGCCACGCCCGCGGAAGAGGCAACGCCTTTGCCGCCCCTGCCTTTAAGAAAAATTGAAAAATTGTGGCCGAGGATAACTATCAGGCCCAGAGCGATCTTCAGAGCATAGCTTCCTCCGAAGAAAAAAGGGAAAATAAAACCTTTGGCAAAATCCAGAAAAAAAACAAGGAGCGCCGCCGCCAGCCCCGCGGCCCTGTAAACATTCGTGGCGCCGGTGGAACCGGAACCGAGTTCCCGCACATCCCTGCCCTTGAACAGCTTGACATAGATCCAGCCGAAAGGAACTGATCCCGCGATGAACGCGGCGATGATCAAAAAAACAGTCATCCAAGTTTCTGCCATTTTATTTTTACCGGTACCCCCGAAAGCTCATAATTCTCCCTGATCATCCTCTCCAGATATCTTTCATCCGCGGATGTGAGCGGTTTTCTTTTACTCCTGTATTTTATCAAAATTGCCGGCGGTGAGAAAGAAACCTGCTTTGCCGAGAGAATAAAAAGATGCAGGCGGGATTCCTCCACGATCTTTTTTATCCTCCTGTCCAGACCCTGAAAGTTTATGGCGGCGCGCTCTTTCAGAAGAACAATTTCCCTGACGGCTTTTTTTATGCCCTTTTTTTTGGCCGCCGATACCATAAAGACCCCGGGCGCCGGAAGGAAAGAGAATGTTTCGCTCGCGTGGTTCATGAACATGCGGCGTTTGGACAGGGGGGTGATGTCGGATTTATTGAATAAAAGAAGGCAGGGCTTGTGTTTTATCAGAGCTGCGATACGCAGTTCCTTCTGCGTGAGCTGTTTTGACGCGTCTATTATAAAACACACCGTGTCAGTCTCGCGCAATGCGTCTTTGAAAAGACTCATGTTATAAACCCTGAGCTCCTCTCTTCTGTATCTTCTGAAAATGCCGGCGCTGTCATAAAATTTTATAAGGCCGAACTCGCTACTGTATGTCTCGGCCACTATCTCATTTGTCGTACCGGGAATGGGAGATGTTTTGAAACGGCTCTCGCCCAGAATCGCGTTCAGGAAAGTGGATTTACCCGCATTCGGAGCCCCGACGACCAGGCATGAGACGCTTTCCTTATCCGGTTTATCCACGGCTGGCACTTCCTGCGCTTCGGCCTCATCCAGAAGATCATCCACACCTTTTTTGTGCAGGGCTGAAATGCAATAAACGGGCAGTCCATAACGGTAAAGCTCTTCCGCGGCCTCCTCGGCCTCCTCACTCTCCGACTTGTTGGCCACGATCCAGAGTTTCCGGGAAAATTTTCTGGCCTCATTGATTATTTCATCGTCTGTCGCGTTAAAATCCAGCGGATCGCAGATGACAAAGACAAGATCCGCGTCTTTCAGCGACGACGAACCTTCCCTGACAGCGCGCCCGTCAACAAGTCCGACGGTATCCACCGGGAAAAAAGTCACGCCATCCCTCTCGAAAACACCCGTCTGATAATCGCTGGTGATACTTTCCTCATCCTTCGGCCTGGAATAAGTTTGCCTTTTTGTCAGGCGCGAGAACAATGTGGTTTTTCCCACGCCCGGTTTGCCTATAAAAATAATTTTCATTTGTTGATAAGGTCGTATATCCCGCTCTTTAAGCGCTCTATTCCCACTTTTTGCAGAGCCGAAATCTCTATGCATTCCGAAGTCGTATCATGATCGGGGAAGAGCGCTTTTTCAAATTTCCAGTCATGACAATCCTTGTAGATCTTATCGCATTTGTTGAGCGCGTAGAGCCGCGGTATTTTATCAAACGCCAGCTGTTTCAGCGTATCCTCCACAACTTTTCTGTGCATCTCTATATCAGGGTCGGGCCCGTCCAGCACAACGAGAACAACGGAAGCGGGCTCTATCTCCTCCAGCGTGGAATGGAAGGCGTTGATGAGCTGCGGCGGTATATCATTTATAAATCCGACGGTGTCCACAAAAAGGACATCCCTGTCAAATATCCGGGCTCTTCTTGTCATGGGCTGAAGCGTCTGGAACAGCCTGTCCCTGGCGACGGCATCGGATTTGGTCAGCGTGTTGAGAAGCGTCGTTTTTCCCGAATTCGTGTAACCGCACAGGGCTATCACGGGAATGTTCAATTTCAGGCGGCGGCTCCTCTGGATGCCCCGCCTTTTTTTAATGTCGTCGAGGTGTTTTTTCAAAAGCGAGATCCTTTTTTCTATACGCCGGCGGTCGGTTTCAATCTCTCTTTCGCCAGGGCCTCTCATCCCTATTCCGCCCTGCTGGCGCTCAAGATGAGTCCACATTCCCGCCAGACGCGGCAGAAGATACTGGCACTGGGCGAGTTCCACCTGATCCCTGCCGTCCTGCGTGTGAGCCGAACGCGCGAATATATCAAGTATCAGCCGTGTGCGGTCTATGACTTTCATCGAAAGAGCTTTTTCCAGATTCCTCTGCTGGCCGGGCTTCAGATTGATGTCAAAAATAACGGTTACAGCGCCCGCGTCGGCGGCCTGCTGGGCCAGGAAGTCAACCTGGCCTTTGCCTATGTAAAAAACGCTGTTAGGCCTGTCTATCCTGAAAACGGATTCTCCGACGGCAGTCCCGCCTGAGGTGTCGGCAAGACGGCGCAGCTCTTCAAGACCGCTTTCGCGGCCTTGCCGCCGTTGCTTTATTCTCACTCCAGCCAAAAAAACTTTTTCCATATTTTTTACACCCTTATCCTTATTGATTTCTGCTGACGCGCTTTCCCGCACTTCACAGCGAACACCCCGCAAGGAGACTTTACATTTAGTATGGCCATTTGTTAAGTGCGCTTTCGTCTAGCTATAAAAATATCAAGAACTGATCCCTTCTTCGTCCAGCCTGTATTGAAGGGCTTCAGCAATGTGCTCGTCAAGGATTTTTTCGCTCCCGCCCAAGTCGGCTATGCTGCGGGACACTTTCAAAATTTTATCCGCTCCACGACGGGATATAGAAAACTGCTCGCGGGCCCGCAGCAGAAGTTTTGCCCCTTCCGGTGAAACGGGGCAGAACGCTTTCACATCTTCCGGGGCAAGACGCGCGTTAGAATAAACACCCTTCCTCCCCTGAAGCCGCGCGAGAGCCCTCAAGCGCGCTTCGGCCACACGCGACCTGACCACTTCCGATGACTCGGAAGGTTCTTCCGGATAAACATCGCCGGATATTTCCTGGGAGACCTCGATCTGTATATCTATCCTGTCCATTATCGGGCCGGAGATACGGCTCCTGTATTTTTTTATGCGGTAGGGCGTGCAGGCGCATTCTTTTGAAGGATGGCCGTGATAACCGCAGGGACAGGGATTCATCGCGGCCACAAGCATGAATGACGCCGGAAAAGTGCTGGTCCCCCGCACACGCGAAACAGTGATACGCCCGTCTTCCATCGGCGAGCGCATGGCCTCCACGGCACGGCGGCTGAATTCCGGAAATTCGTCAAGAAAAAGAATGCCCCTGTGGGCGAGGGAGATTTCCCCCGGACGCGCCGATGAGCCGCCGCCGACCAGCGCCACATCCGAGATGGTGTGATGAGGCGACCTGAAAGGACGGTTTGCCATGAGGCCTTCTCCTTCCTTCAGCAGATTGCAGGCCGAATATATGCATGAGACATCTCTGGCCTCGTCGTCTGTCATGGGCGGAAGGATACCCGGCATCCTCATGGCGAGCATGGTCTTGCCGGAGCCGGGAGGGCCTATCATCAGGACATTGTGGCCGCCGGCGGAGGCGACCTCCAGAGCTCTTTTGGCAAAACTCTGGCCCTCCACATCTGAAAAATCAGGGTATGTCACAGCCCCGGATTGGCGGGGCCTGCCCG
The Candidatus Omnitrophota bacterium genome window above contains:
- a CDS encoding YjbQ family protein; this translates as MIIKTNTIKFATKGDFDIVDMTARLQEAVCASGVSDGMVNVFAPGATGAVTAIECESGLLEDFRDFFEKIIPTLGEYKHNLSHAARNGHSHVRASLIGPDMTIPVRKGQVFLGVWQRIVFIDTDSCPRERELMVTVMGGGGKNG
- a CDS encoding MBL fold metallo-hydrolase translates to MRNPFFKRAVLSCLFFLLSGQSLIAGNHIRVFYVLWGNGAYGDSIFIQLPGADKALDTADDKNVLIDGGGQSLAASSHLDNFLDYLGVTTINHMVLTHPHDDHYAGLNLVLNNYTVDNFYCTGTIEQNTVQTALNSQASCTVYKMSDYSVGSYLSGPATNVGTAWDPNVVCKVLAFNNAASDNDRSLVLKMSLGESSFLFGGDATVSVESVISSSEGPIDFYKMHHHGSSATSNDTTFLSWLAPSYSMLPTGGRSAPPPDATAISRVIDIESIIYRTDLDGTILVKADEKGNFDITRMTAFGGDKASHNPASFPGDSYGTFDLSAGMPYVLAPPALPSGLSVLARGRHEVTLDWTYDLSGSIEGYYVFYSTYQGGDPGANIAGGAWKNAGMSAETGIYQRYNSTPITNHPYSLTGLASDMPYYFRLSALTTYYYERRYSNEASTTTLPPWRPLTITTLSGMALNGEGDINLSWLAPSVSTENPTGACSRYRVIYASYSFSAFDSPYTFEITYAAPEAFGIDFSTAQPKNPGQNESFCIKNIPDGKKYFAVFGENEYGEKSDISNISSFTVTDSLPPAFISDTSVLRTGSDGIYLTWTMPGDNGTEGAVSSCQIIYAENSYFSPASTIAISGTGLTSGSKNRTLSLLSEYTRYWIKVQAADEAGNISSSTIVSCYTGTGFINTPSFSDSVSVSTSPSLDVTFKIEIDTVTAGSPSNCVELWDTRDNLGVSALTKLATNQYQVTASSDSRGFSVSPGLDFNHRYRLVVSSSLKDIDGKEMISATVYYFVTVCSPSEDNIFIGTDGSSVTVAAGQFSSPASVSFISTLPANLNPSQSAAYDSLAATYTVTGAAVRGFTVAPGTVTAVIPVSGGIPYVYNSDTLSFEKAVSYILNGEVVFEAESPAVWLFVTRDSFTVKKSAGVYAYPVPATGNKITFTNLGSSAEISVFTISGKCVLRENVTPDPVNGEWVWNFSQVSPGLYLWAVDGTSKGMLMIKR
- the plsY gene encoding glycerol-3-phosphate 1-O-acyltransferase PlsY, translating into MAETWMTVFLIIAAFIAGSVPFGWIYVKLFKGRDVRELGSGSTGATNVYRAAGLAAALLVFFLDFAKGFIFPFFFGGSYALKIALGLIVILGHNFSIFLKGRGGKGVASSAGVAAALAPFCLLSSFAVFVFVFIFSRIISFSSIIAAGFFPVFCFVFGMPTEIKFFALATFVFVVFSHRSNIRRLFSGEEKRIVKP
- a CDS encoding GTP-binding protein, with translation MHRDFGSAKSGNRALKERDIRPYQQMKIIFIGKPGVGKTTLFSRLTKRQTYSRPKDEESITSDYQTGVFERDGVTFFPVDTVGLVDGRAVREGSSSLKDADLVFVICDPLDFNATDDEIINEARKFSRKLWIVANKSESEEAEEAAEELYRYGLPVYCISALHKKGVDDLLDEAEAQEVPAVDKPDKESVSCLVVGAPNAGKSTFLNAILGESRFKTSPIPGTTNEIVAETYSSEFGLIKFYDSAGIFRRYRREELRVYNMSLFKDALRETDTVCFIIDASKQLTQKELRIAALIKHKPCLLLFNKSDITPLSKRRMFMNHASETFSFLPAPGVFMVSAAKKKGIKKAVREIVLLKERAAINFQGLDRRIKKIVEESRLHLFILSAKQVSFSPPAILIKYRSKRKPLTSADERYLERMIRENYELSGVPVKIKWQKLG
- the hflX gene encoding GTPase HflX produces the protein MEKVFLAGVRIKQRRQGRESGLEELRRLADTSGGTAVGESVFRIDRPNSVFYIGKGQVDFLAQQAADAGAVTVIFDINLKPGQQRNLEKALSMKVIDRTRLILDIFARSAHTQDGRDQVELAQCQYLLPRLAGMWTHLERQQGGIGMRGPGEREIETDRRRIEKRISLLKKHLDDIKKRRGIQRSRRLKLNIPVIALCGYTNSGKTTLLNTLTKSDAVARDRLFQTLQPMTRRARIFDRDVLFVDTVGFINDIPPQLINAFHSTLEEIEPASVVLVVLDGPDPDIEMHRKVVEDTLKQLAFDKIPRLYALNKCDKIYKDCHDWKFEKALFPDHDTTSECIEISALQKVGIERLKSGIYDLINK
- a CDS encoding YifB family Mg chelatase-like AAA ATPase, coding for MLKQIKTFSLHGIKACIVTAEVDIGRGLPSVSIVGLPDTSVREARDRLQSAIRNSGFKMPSSRILINLSPANVKKEGTQLDLAMAVGILSASGAVKSEDCEEALFIGEISLSGKVKSCGGIIPAMLAAAKKKITKVYIPAGCESEAATVRGVEVIGVKSIAELVRHLRGEEQIAPFTGRPRQSGAVTYPDFSDVEGQSFAKRALEVASAGGHNVLMIGPPGSGKTMLAMRMPGILPPMTDDEARDVSCIYSACNLLKEGEGLMANRPFRSPHHTISDVALVGGGSSARPGEISLAHRGILFLDEFPEFSRRAVEAMRSPMEDGRITVSRVRGTSTFPASFMLVAAMNPCPCGYHGHPSKECACTPYRIKKYRSRISGPIMDRIDIQIEVSQEISGDVYPEEPSESSEVVRSRVAEARLRALARLQGRKGVYSNARLAPEDVKAFCPVSPEGAKLLLRAREQFSISRRGADKILKVSRSIADLGGSEKILDEHIAEALQYRLDEEGISS